In the genome of Streptomyces globosus, one region contains:
- a CDS encoding response regulator produces the protein MVVDDHPMWRDAVARDLAEAGFDVVATAGDGPEAVRRARAVSPHVLVLDLNLPGMPGVQVCKELVGADPALRVLVLSASGEHADVLEAVKSGATGYLMKSAGARELIDAVRRTAAGDAVFTPGLAGLVLGEYRRLASDPAPAAPDEPTAPQLTDRETEVLRLVAKGLSYKQIAERLVISHRTVQNHVQNTLGKLQLHNRVELVRYAIERGLDGV, from the coding sequence ATGGTCGTCGACGACCACCCGATGTGGCGCGACGCGGTGGCCCGCGACCTCGCCGAGGCCGGCTTCGACGTCGTCGCGACCGCCGGCGACGGACCCGAGGCGGTGCGCCGGGCCCGCGCCGTCTCCCCGCACGTGCTGGTCCTCGACCTCAACCTGCCCGGCATGCCCGGTGTCCAGGTCTGCAAGGAGCTCGTCGGCGCCGACCCCGCCCTGCGCGTCCTCGTACTGTCGGCCAGCGGCGAGCACGCCGACGTCCTGGAGGCCGTCAAGTCCGGTGCCACCGGCTACCTGATGAAGTCCGCCGGCGCCCGGGAGCTGATCGACGCGGTGCGCCGCACGGCCGCCGGCGACGCCGTGTTCACCCCGGGCCTCGCCGGGCTCGTCCTCGGTGAGTACCGCAGGCTGGCCTCGGACCCGGCGCCGGCCGCACCCGACGAGCCGACGGCGCCGCAGCTGACCGACCGGGAGACGGAGGTGCTGCGGCTCGTCGCCAAGGGTCTGTCGTACAAGCAGATCGCGGAGCGGCTCGTCATCTCCCACCGCACCGTCCAGAACCACGTCCAGAACACCCTCGGCAAGCTCCAGCTGCACAACCGGGTGGAGCTCGTCCGGTACGCGATAGAGCGCGGCCTCGACGGGGTCTGA
- the macS gene encoding MacS family sensor histidine kinase, which produces MAKRERVVRMSVEQPLWRALTAYRLITMVYAVGLFASAYRYFDRPWIAFWYLVFLAVWTLATLRKVANAASCTKRFLVADLTVALAGILLTPLADTHERITAGGPTLPTIWTAGSVLAFAIKGGWRWACVASSLVAAANIVQRGEPTRDTVHNVLLVWVASVAIGYVVEVARASEATLARALEIEAATRERERLARDIHDGVLQVLAMVQRRGTELGGEAAELGRLAGEQEVALRTLVSSGLVRPSRVSRDGTRGALVDAYDEDDGEDGAGADGAGGEVDLRSLLAPHAGSRVSFAEPGTPVPLPSPAARELAAAVGAALDNVRRHAGEDARAWILVEDWGDEVVVTVRDDGPGIPAGRLDQAEGEGRMGVALSIRGRLRDLGGTAELVSVPGQGTEVELKVPRGRTQ; this is translated from the coding sequence ATGGCGAAACGCGAACGTGTCGTGCGCATGTCGGTCGAGCAGCCGCTGTGGCGGGCGCTGACCGCCTACCGGCTGATCACCATGGTCTACGCGGTGGGCCTGTTCGCCTCCGCCTACCGGTACTTCGACCGGCCGTGGATCGCCTTCTGGTACCTCGTGTTCCTCGCGGTGTGGACGCTGGCCACCCTCCGCAAGGTCGCGAACGCGGCCAGCTGCACCAAGCGCTTCCTCGTCGCGGACCTCACGGTCGCCCTCGCGGGCATCCTGCTGACCCCGCTCGCCGACACCCACGAGCGGATCACCGCCGGCGGCCCCACCCTGCCCACGATCTGGACGGCCGGCTCGGTCCTCGCCTTCGCCATCAAGGGCGGCTGGCGCTGGGCCTGCGTCGCCTCCAGCCTCGTCGCCGCCGCCAACATCGTCCAGCGCGGCGAGCCCACCCGGGACACCGTCCACAACGTCCTGCTGGTGTGGGTGGCGTCCGTCGCCATCGGGTACGTCGTCGAGGTCGCCCGCGCCAGCGAGGCCACCCTCGCCCGCGCCCTGGAGATCGAGGCCGCCACCCGCGAGCGGGAGCGCCTCGCCCGCGACATCCACGACGGCGTCCTCCAGGTCCTCGCCATGGTCCAGCGCCGCGGCACCGAGCTGGGCGGCGAGGCCGCGGAACTCGGGCGGCTGGCCGGAGAGCAGGAGGTCGCGCTGCGGACCCTCGTCTCCAGCGGGCTCGTCCGCCCCTCCCGGGTCTCCCGCGACGGGACGCGGGGCGCGCTGGTGGACGCGTACGACGAGGACGACGGCGAGGACGGGGCGGGGGCGGACGGCGCCGGCGGCGAGGTGGACCTGCGGTCGCTGCTCGCCCCGCACGCCGGGTCGCGGGTGAGCTTCGCCGAACCGGGCACCCCGGTCCCGCTGCCCTCGCCCGCCGCCCGCGAGCTGGCGGCCGCCGTCGGCGCGGCCCTGGACAACGTGCGCAGGCACGCCGGGGAGGACGCCCGCGCCTGGATCCTCGTGGAGGACTGGGGCGACGAGGTGGTCGTCACCGTCCGCGACGACGGCCCCGGAATCCCGGCGGGCCGCCTGGACCAGGCCGAGGGCGAGGGCCGCATGGGCGTCGCCCTGTCCATCCGCGGCAGGCTGCGCGACCTCGGCGGAACCGCCGAGCTGGTGTCCGTCCCCGGGCAGGGCACCGAAGTGGAACTGAAAGTACCCAGGGGGAGGACCCAGTGA
- a CDS encoding lysophospholipid acyltransferase family protein, translating to MKFSIGGSLKLAFRPWVEGLENIPAEGPAILASNHLSFSDSFFLPAVLDRKVTFIAKAEYFTSPGVKGKLTAAFFKGVGQLPVDRSGARGAGEAAIKSGIEVIERGELFGIYPEGTRSPDGRLYRGKPGGLARVALATGAPVIPVAMIDTEKIQPPGKVVPKLMRPGIRIGKPLDFSRYQGMDGDRFILRSVTDEVMYEIMKLSGQEYVDIYATAAKRQIADAEKAEKAAKAAGKAADKAAEKAEKAAEAEKAEKAAEAGKTAE from the coding sequence ATGAAGTTCTCCATCGGGGGTTCCCTGAAGCTCGCCTTCAGGCCGTGGGTGGAGGGCCTCGAGAACATCCCCGCCGAGGGGCCGGCGATCCTGGCGAGCAACCACCTGTCCTTCTCGGACTCGTTCTTCCTGCCGGCCGTGCTCGACCGGAAGGTCACCTTCATCGCCAAGGCCGAGTACTTCACCTCCCCGGGCGTGAAGGGCAAGCTCACCGCCGCGTTCTTCAAGGGCGTCGGCCAGCTCCCGGTGGACCGCTCCGGCGCGCGCGGCGCCGGCGAGGCCGCCATCAAGAGCGGCATCGAGGTCATCGAGCGCGGGGAGCTGTTCGGTATCTACCCCGAGGGGACGCGTTCACCCGACGGCCGGCTCTACCGCGGCAAGCCCGGCGGCCTGGCCCGCGTGGCGCTCGCCACCGGCGCCCCCGTCATCCCCGTCGCCATGATCGACACCGAGAAGATCCAGCCGCCCGGCAAGGTCGTCCCGAAGCTGATGCGGCCGGGCATCCGGATCGGCAAGCCGCTCGACTTCAGCCGCTACCAGGGCATGGACGGCGACCGCTTCATCCTCCGCTCGGTGACCGACGAGGTCATGTACGAGATCATGAAGCTGTCCGGCCAGGAGTACGTCGACATCTACGCGACGGCCGCCAAGCGGCAGATCGCGGACGCCGAGAAGGCGGAGAAGGCCGCCAAGGCCGCCGGGAAGGCCGCGGACAAGGCGGCCGAGAAGGCGGAGAAGGCGGCGGAGGCCGAGAAGGCCGAGAAGGCGGCGGAAGCCGGCAAGACCGCCGAATAG
- a CDS encoding alpha/beta hydrolase encodes MPVLPGAEPFRHEGGEVGVLLCHGFTSTPQSMRPWAEYLAAQGLTVSVPLLPGHGTRWEDMQLTGWQDWYAEVDRALRELLDRCARVFVFGLSMGGALTLRLAAKHGDAISGIVLVNPANKLHDPRAFALPVAKHFIRSTPGIASDIAKPGASEIGYDRVPTRAAQSLRDFLRLVDGDLPQVTQPVLLLHSPQDHVVPPVDSARILARISSTDVTETLLEHSYHVATLDHDAERIFEDSHAFVARLAEGVGSKEAASGG; translated from the coding sequence GTGCCCGTCCTCCCTGGAGCCGAGCCGTTCCGCCACGAGGGCGGGGAGGTCGGCGTCCTCCTGTGCCACGGCTTCACGAGCACGCCGCAGTCGATGCGCCCGTGGGCCGAGTACCTCGCCGCGCAGGGCCTGACGGTGTCGGTGCCGCTGCTTCCGGGGCACGGTACGCGCTGGGAGGACATGCAGCTCACGGGCTGGCAGGACTGGTACGCGGAGGTCGACCGGGCGCTGCGCGAGCTGCTCGACCGGTGCGCCCGGGTGTTCGTCTTCGGCCTGTCGATGGGCGGGGCGCTGACCCTGCGGCTGGCGGCGAAGCACGGTGATGCCATCAGCGGCATCGTCCTCGTGAACCCGGCCAACAAGCTGCACGACCCGCGGGCGTTCGCCCTTCCGGTGGCCAAGCACTTCATCCGGTCGACGCCGGGCATCGCGAGCGACATCGCGAAGCCGGGTGCGTCGGAGATCGGCTACGACCGGGTGCCGACGCGGGCCGCGCAGTCGCTGCGGGACTTCCTGCGGCTGGTGGACGGCGACCTCCCGCAGGTGACGCAGCCGGTGCTGCTGCTGCACAGCCCGCAGGACCACGTGGTCCCGCCGGTGGACTCGGCGCGGATCCTGGCGCGGATCTCCTCGACCGACGTCACCGAGACCCTGCTGGAACACAGCTACCACGTCGCGACGTTGGACCACGATGCGGAGCGGATCTTCGAGGACAGCCACGCGTTCGTCGCGCGGCTCGCGGAGGGCGTCGGCAGCAAGGAGGCGGCCAGCGGTGGCTGA
- a CDS encoding endonuclease/exonuclease/phosphatase family protein: MDLTSRLPALPQSRTEADGSAVVRALSYNVRSLRDDEDALARVIRACAPDLLFVQEAPRFFRWRKHAARLAAKCGLVVLSGGATAAGPLLMCSLRVTVERTEDVLLPLTPGLHRRGFATAVVRFGAARTAVFSAHLSLDPAERRAQAAELLSRIGRAGTPYAIAAGDINETPDGPAFRMLAGALQDCRTAAPWGGEHTFTRSGRPRRIDAVFAGRGVEVLGCGVPEGLDGVSGADLAAATDHLPVLAALRLPAPG, from the coding sequence ATGGACCTGACCTCGCGCCTGCCCGCGCTGCCGCAGTCCCGCACGGAGGCCGACGGCTCCGCCGTCGTCCGCGCCCTCAGCTACAACGTCCGCTCGCTGCGCGACGACGAGGACGCCCTGGCCCGCGTCATCCGCGCCTGCGCCCCCGACCTGCTCTTCGTCCAGGAGGCGCCGCGCTTCTTCCGCTGGCGCAAGCACGCCGCCCGCCTCGCCGCCAAGTGCGGCCTCGTCGTGCTCTCCGGCGGGGCGACCGCCGCCGGGCCGCTCCTGATGTGCTCCCTGCGCGTAACCGTCGAGCGCACCGAGGACGTCCTGCTCCCGCTGACGCCCGGCCTGCACCGGCGGGGCTTCGCCACCGCCGTCGTCCGCTTCGGGGCCGCCCGCACCGCCGTGTTCAGCGCGCACCTGTCGCTGGACCCGGCGGAGCGCCGCGCCCAGGCCGCGGAGCTGCTGTCCCGCATCGGACGGGCCGGGACCCCGTACGCGATCGCCGCCGGGGACATCAACGAGACGCCCGACGGCCCCGCCTTCCGGATGCTGGCCGGCGCCCTCCAGGACTGCCGTACGGCCGCCCCGTGGGGCGGAGAGCACACCTTCACCCGCTCCGGGCGGCCGCGGCGCATCGACGCGGTCTTCGCCGGCCGCGGGGTGGAGGTCCTCGGCTGCGGCGTGCCCGAGGGCCTCGACGGCGTCAGCGGCGCGGACCTCGCCGCGGCCACCGACCACCTCCCGGTCCTCGCCGCGCTGCGCCTCCCCGCGCCCGGCTGA
- a CDS encoding ROK family glucokinase translates to MGLTIGVDIGGTKIAAGVVDEEGTILETYKVPTPPSADGVTDAICSAVSAVSSHHTIEAVGIGAAGYVDDKRATVLFAPNINWRHEPLKDKVEQRIGLPVVVENDANCAAWGEYRFGAGQGHEDVICITLGTGLGGGIIIGNKLRRGRFGVAAEFGHIRVVPDGLLCGCGSQGCWEQYASGRALVRYARQRAKATPENAALLLALGDGTPEGIEGKHISEAARQGDPVAVDSFRELARWAGAGLADLASLFDPSAFIVGGGVSDEGDLVLDPIRKSFKRWLIGGAWRPHAQVLAARLGGKAGLVGAADLARQG, encoded by the coding sequence ATGGGACTCACCATCGGCGTCGACATCGGCGGCACGAAGATCGCGGCCGGCGTGGTCGACGAAGAGGGCACCATCCTTGAGACGTACAAGGTGCCCACCCCGCCGAGCGCGGACGGCGTGACGGACGCGATCTGCTCCGCCGTCTCCGCGGTAAGCAGCCACCACACCATCGAGGCCGTCGGCATCGGCGCCGCCGGATACGTGGACGACAAGCGCGCGACCGTCCTGTTCGCGCCCAACATCAACTGGCGGCACGAGCCGCTCAAGGACAAGGTCGAGCAGCGCATCGGCCTGCCCGTCGTCGTCGAGAACGACGCCAACTGCGCCGCCTGGGGCGAGTACCGCTTCGGCGCCGGCCAGGGCCACGAGGACGTCATCTGCATCACCCTCGGCACCGGCCTCGGCGGCGGCATCATCATCGGCAACAAGCTGCGCCGCGGCCGCTTCGGCGTGGCCGCCGAGTTCGGCCACATCCGCGTCGTCCCCGACGGCCTGCTGTGCGGCTGCGGCAGCCAGGGCTGCTGGGAGCAGTACGCCTCCGGCCGCGCCCTGGTCCGCTACGCCAGGCAGCGCGCCAAGGCCACCCCCGAGAACGCGGCCCTGCTCCTCGCCCTGGGCGACGGCACCCCCGAGGGCATCGAGGGCAAGCACATCAGCGAGGCCGCCCGCCAGGGCGACCCGGTGGCCGTGGACTCCTTCCGCGAGCTGGCCCGCTGGGCCGGTGCCGGCCTCGCCGACCTGGCCTCGCTGTTCGACCCGTCGGCGTTCATCGTCGGCGGCGGCGTCTCCGACGAGGGCGACCTCGTCCTCGACCCGATCCGCAAGTCCTTCAAGCGCTGGCTGATCGGCGGCGCCTGGCGCCCGCACGCCCAGGTGCTGGCCGCCCGGCTCGGCGGCAAGGCCGGCCTGGTCGGCGCGGCCGACCTCGCCCGCCAGGGCTGA
- a CDS encoding DUF5304 domain-containing protein, whose amino-acid sequence MSEATDRPDDDAWAEACAEDLAAEKERRRSSHGGPAGPGGQAGTAADELLKLFEAVADKVTALNNPLLGAAAQGAVRQLVDQARAAARPVVERNPEVFDHLAAAGSELLAAYRSAVGGHERRWTRGTADPAPGTDGKPSGDGSDPRDDGGPGPAQHIDLD is encoded by the coding sequence ATGAGCGAGGCCACCGACCGTCCCGACGACGACGCCTGGGCCGAGGCCTGCGCCGAGGACCTCGCCGCGGAGAAGGAGCGCCGCCGCTCCTCGCACGGCGGCCCGGCCGGCCCCGGAGGGCAGGCCGGCACCGCCGCCGACGAGCTCCTCAAGCTGTTCGAGGCCGTCGCCGACAAAGTGACCGCCCTGAACAACCCGCTGCTCGGCGCCGCCGCCCAGGGCGCCGTCCGGCAGCTCGTCGACCAGGCCAGGGCCGCCGCCCGGCCCGTCGTCGAGCGCAACCCCGAGGTCTTCGACCACCTCGCCGCCGCCGGCTCCGAGCTGCTCGCCGCCTACCGCTCCGCCGTCGGGGGCCACGAGCGCCGCTGGACCCGCGGCACCGCCGACCCCGCGCCCGGCACCGACGGCAAGCCCTCCGGCGACGGCTCCGACCCCCGCGACGACGGCGGCCCCGGACCTGCCCAGCACATCGACCTCGACTGA
- a CDS encoding ArsA family ATPase, with the protein MHILLVTGPGGAGRTTVAAAAAAAAARTGQRVLLLRADAAALAGPADPVRALLGEPAAGPVEAAPGLAAETAAGVLTARVDSGAEFRAELAALQERGSALLGMVGSRPLGAEELTDLPGAEQFALLRALRRAASAPGTDLVVADMPPLPQTLAVLALPAQLRRYLARLLPAERQAARALRPVLAQLAGVPMPAQWLYETAARWDGELAAAQQAVEADTTSLLLVAEPGPAADAALRSGLLGASLMELGVTGIAANRMVPQDSPDPWLAGLAAEQERYAARWAARTPVTALPHLGRTPRGPQDLDRLAAAAARLLPHGPAARRPWTVEDRLAEDGVLVWAVPLPGADKRDLDLVRRGDELIVAAGPHRRIVPLPAALRRCTVSGAALAGGELRIRFTPDPALWPRTP; encoded by the coding sequence GTGCACATCCTGCTCGTCACCGGCCCCGGCGGGGCCGGGCGGACCACCGTCGCCGCGGCCGCCGCAGCCGCCGCGGCCCGCACCGGGCAGCGCGTCCTGCTGCTCCGCGCGGACGCGGCGGCCCTCGCCGGCCCGGCGGACCCGGTCCGCGCCCTCCTCGGCGAGCCCGCCGCAGGGCCCGTCGAGGCGGCCCCCGGCCTGGCCGCCGAGACCGCCGCAGGGGTGCTCACGGCACGCGTCGACTCCGGCGCCGAGTTCCGCGCCGAGCTCGCCGCCCTCCAGGAGCGCGGATCCGCCCTGCTCGGCATGGTCGGCTCCCGCCCCCTGGGCGCCGAGGAGCTCACCGACCTCCCCGGCGCCGAGCAGTTCGCCCTCCTGCGGGCCCTGCGCCGGGCCGCCTCCGCCCCCGGCACCGACCTCGTCGTCGCCGACATGCCGCCGCTGCCGCAGACCCTCGCCGTCCTCGCGCTCCCCGCCCAGCTGCGCCGCTACCTGGCCCGGCTGCTGCCCGCCGAGCGGCAGGCCGCCCGCGCCCTGCGGCCCGTACTGGCCCAGCTCGCCGGCGTGCCCATGCCCGCGCAGTGGCTGTACGAGACCGCCGCCCGCTGGGACGGCGAGCTGGCCGCCGCCCAGCAGGCCGTCGAGGCCGACACCACCTCCCTGCTGCTCGTCGCCGAGCCCGGCCCGGCCGCCGACGCCGCCCTGCGCAGCGGCCTGCTCGGCGCCTCCCTCATGGAGCTGGGCGTCACCGGGATCGCCGCCAACCGCATGGTCCCGCAGGACTCGCCCGACCCCTGGCTCGCCGGACTCGCCGCCGAGCAGGAGCGGTACGCCGCCCGCTGGGCCGCCCGCACGCCCGTCACCGCCCTGCCCCACCTCGGCCGCACCCCCCGCGGGCCCCAGGACCTGGACCGGCTCGCCGCCGCGGCCGCCCGGCTGCTCCCGCACGGCCCCGCCGCCCGCCGCCCCTGGACCGTCGAGGACCGGCTCGCCGAGGACGGCGTCCTCGTCTGGGCCGTGCCGCTGCCCGGCGCCGACAAGCGCGACCTCGACCTCGTACGCCGCGGCGACGAGCTGATTGTCGCGGCCGGACCGCACCGGCGGATCGTCCCCCTGCCCGCGGCCCTGCGCCGCTGCACCGTCTCCGGCGCCGCCCTCGCCGGCGGCGAGCTCCGCATCCGCTTCACCCCCGACCCCGCGCTGTGGCCGCGCACGCCCTGA
- a CDS encoding SRPBCC family protein: MAEHTSSSITIDAAPADVMAVIADFARYPEWTGEVKEAEVLAADAQGRAQKVRLLLDAGAIRDDHTLAYTWNGTDEVSWTLDKSQMLRQLDGSYRLAPLDGGKRTEVTYQLTVDVKIPMLGMIKRKAEKVIIDRALAGLKKRVETTAA; encoded by the coding sequence ATGGCGGAACACACCAGCTCGAGCATCACGATCGATGCGGCGCCGGCCGACGTCATGGCCGTGATCGCCGACTTCGCCCGCTACCCCGAGTGGACCGGTGAGGTCAAGGAGGCCGAGGTGCTCGCCGCCGACGCCCAGGGCCGCGCGCAGAAGGTCCGCCTCCTGCTCGACGCCGGCGCGATCCGCGACGACCACACCCTCGCCTACACCTGGAACGGCACCGACGAGGTCAGCTGGACCCTCGACAAGTCCCAGATGCTCCGCCAGCTCGACGGCTCCTACCGGCTGGCCCCCCTCGACGGCGGCAAGCGCACCGAGGTCACCTACCAGCTCACCGTCGACGTCAAGATCCCCATGCTCGGCATGATCAAGAGGAAGGCCGAGAAGGTCATCATCGACCGCGCCCTCGCCGGCCTGAAGAAGCGCGTCGAGACGACCGCGGCCTGA
- a CDS encoding metallophosphoesterase family protein encodes MTGSTGGRKSSTRVHVVSDVHGNAEALARAGDGADALICLGDLVLFLDYADHSRGILPDLFGTENARRIVELRTARRFEEARALGRRLWAGLDRERLIEEAVRRQYADLFAAFPHPTYATYGNVDIPALWPEYAGPSTTVLDGQRVEIAGRVFGFVGGGLPSPMRTPYEVAEEDYAAKVEALGEVDVLCSHIPPEVPELCYDTVARRFERGSEALLAAIRRTRPRYALFGHVHQPLVRRMRIGSTECVNVGHFASTGTPWALEW; translated from the coding sequence ATGACGGGCAGCACGGGTGGCAGGAAAAGCAGCACGCGGGTCCACGTCGTCAGCGACGTACACGGCAACGCCGAGGCGCTCGCCAGGGCCGGGGACGGCGCCGACGCGCTGATCTGCCTCGGCGACCTGGTGCTCTTCCTCGACTACGCCGACCACTCCCGCGGCATCCTCCCCGACCTCTTCGGCACCGAGAACGCCCGCCGCATCGTCGAGCTGCGCACCGCGCGCCGCTTCGAGGAGGCCCGCGCGCTCGGGCGCCGGCTGTGGGCAGGCCTGGACCGCGAACGGCTGATCGAGGAGGCCGTGCGCCGCCAGTACGCCGACCTGTTCGCCGCGTTCCCCCACCCCACGTACGCCACCTACGGCAACGTCGACATCCCTGCCCTGTGGCCCGAGTACGCCGGCCCCTCCACCACCGTCCTCGACGGGCAGCGCGTCGAGATCGCCGGCCGCGTCTTCGGCTTCGTCGGCGGCGGCCTGCCCTCCCCGATGCGCACTCCCTACGAGGTCGCCGAGGAGGACTACGCCGCCAAGGTCGAGGCGCTCGGCGAGGTCGACGTGCTGTGCTCGCACATCCCGCCGGAGGTCCCCGAGCTCTGCTACGACACGGTCGCCCGCCGTTTCGAGCGCGGCAGCGAGGCCCTCCTGGCCGCGATCCGGCGGACCCGCCCCCGCTACGCCCTCTTCGGGCACGTCCACCAGCCGCTGGTCCGCCGGATGCGCATCGGGTCCACGGAGTGCGTGAACGTGGGCCACTTCGCCTCCACCGGAACGCCCTGGGCCCTGGAGTGGTGA
- a CDS encoding AMP-dependent synthetase/ligase, which yields MREFSLPALYEVPSDGNLTDLIRRNAAQHPDTAVMGRKAGGRWQDVTAREFLAEVRAAAKGLIAAGVRPGDRVALISRTRYEWVLADFAIWSAGGVTVPVYETSSPEQIQWILGDSGAVAAIVEGPGHAEAVASLRDRLPELREVWQIEQGAVEALTALGAGITDAEVDERSSVANADDPATIVYTSGTTGRPKGCVLTHRNFFAECGNVVERLRPLFRTGECSVLLFLPAAHVFGRLVEVAAVLAPIRLGCVPDIKNLTDELQSFRPTLILGVPRVFEKVYNSARAKAQADGKGKIFDAAAEAAIAYSRALDTPKGPSFGLKLKHKVFSKLVYSKLHAVLGGRGEYAISGGAPLGERLGHFFRGIGFTVLEGYGLTESCAATAFNPWDRQKIGTVGQPLPGSVVRIADDGEVLLHGEHVFSGYWQNEAATAEALTDGWFHTGDVGTLDEDGFLAITGRKKELIVTAGGKNVAPAVIEDRIRAHALVAECMVVGDARPFVAALVTIDEEFLARWAAENGKPAGCTAADLREDADLIAAVQKAVDDGNAAVSKAESVRKFRILPSQFTEESGHITPSLKLKRNVVAKDFADEIDALYRA from the coding sequence TTGCGCGAGTTCAGCCTTCCGGCCCTGTACGAGGTCCCGTCGGACGGGAACCTCACGGATCTCATCCGCCGCAATGCCGCGCAGCATCCGGACACCGCCGTCATGGGCCGCAAGGCCGGCGGCCGGTGGCAGGACGTGACCGCGCGGGAGTTCCTCGCCGAGGTCCGGGCCGCGGCCAAGGGCCTCATCGCGGCCGGCGTCCGGCCCGGCGACCGCGTCGCGCTGATCTCCCGCACCCGCTACGAGTGGGTGCTGGCCGACTTCGCGATCTGGTCCGCGGGCGGTGTCACGGTCCCCGTGTACGAGACCAGCTCGCCCGAGCAGATCCAGTGGATCCTCGGCGACTCCGGCGCCGTCGCGGCGATCGTGGAGGGCCCCGGGCACGCCGAGGCCGTCGCGTCGCTGCGCGACCGGCTGCCCGAGCTGCGCGAGGTCTGGCAGATCGAGCAGGGCGCCGTGGAGGCGCTCACCGCGCTCGGCGCGGGGATCACGGACGCGGAGGTCGACGAGCGCAGCTCGGTCGCCAACGCGGACGACCCCGCCACCATCGTCTACACCTCGGGCACCACCGGCCGCCCCAAGGGCTGCGTGCTCACCCACCGGAACTTCTTCGCCGAGTGCGGGAACGTGGTGGAGCGGCTGCGGCCGCTGTTCCGCACCGGCGAGTGCTCGGTGCTGCTCTTCCTGCCGGCGGCGCACGTCTTCGGCCGCCTGGTGGAGGTGGCGGCCGTACTGGCGCCGATCCGCCTGGGCTGCGTACCGGACATCAAGAACCTGACCGACGAACTCCAGTCGTTCCGGCCGACGCTGATCCTCGGCGTGCCGCGCGTCTTCGAGAAGGTCTACAACTCGGCGCGCGCCAAGGCGCAGGCCGACGGCAAGGGGAAGATCTTCGACGCCGCCGCGGAGGCGGCCATCGCGTACAGCCGCGCGCTGGACACCCCGAAGGGCCCGTCCTTCGGCCTGAAGCTCAAGCACAAGGTCTTCTCGAAGCTGGTCTACAGCAAGCTGCACGCGGTGCTCGGCGGACGCGGCGAGTACGCGATCTCCGGCGGCGCTCCGCTCGGCGAGCGCCTCGGCCACTTCTTCCGCGGCATCGGCTTCACGGTCCTGGAGGGCTACGGCCTGACGGAATCCTGCGCGGCGACCGCCTTCAACCCGTGGGACCGCCAGAAGATCGGCACGGTCGGGCAGCCGCTGCCCGGCTCGGTGGTGCGCATCGCCGACGACGGCGAGGTGCTGCTGCACGGCGAGCACGTCTTCTCCGGCTACTGGCAGAACGAGGCGGCGACCGCCGAGGCGCTGACCGACGGCTGGTTCCACACCGGGGACGTCGGAACCCTCGACGAGGACGGCTTCCTCGCGATCACCGGCCGGAAGAAGGAGCTGATCGTCACGGCCGGCGGCAAGAACGTCGCCCCCGCGGTGATCGAGGACCGCATCCGGGCGCACGCGCTGGTAGCCGAGTGCATGGTCGTCGGCGACGCCCGGCCGTTCGTGGCCGCGCTGGTCACCATCGACGAGGAGTTCCTCGCCCGCTGGGCGGCGGAGAACGGCAAGCCGGCCGGATGCACGGCGGCCGACCTGCGCGAGGACGCGGACCTGATCGCCGCCGTCCAGAAGGCGGTCGACGACGGCAACGCGGCCGTGTCGAAGGCGGAGTCGGTCCGGAAGTTCCGCATCCTGCCGTCGCAGTTCACGGAGGAGTCGGGCCACATCACGCCGTCGCTGAAGCTGAAGCGGAACGTCGTGGCGAAGGACTTCGCCGACGAGATCGACGCGCTGTACCGCGCGTAA
- a CDS encoding DUF6247 family protein, with the protein MTAQPLHFDGPGGDRPRRVPPMPERTPQALRLAIQEHAPHLLPDFEAHWRRAIADTFNLTPVPAFMRLWWTQYAIARDPCLEAHLRDLEARAAKSEDPKESAALLAEYSRLRHRAAGAEPGR; encoded by the coding sequence ATGACAGCCCAGCCCCTCCATTTCGACGGACCCGGCGGCGACCGGCCCCGTCGTGTGCCGCCGATGCCCGAGCGCACCCCCCAGGCCCTCCGCCTGGCCATCCAGGAACACGCCCCCCACCTGCTGCCGGACTTCGAAGCCCACTGGCGTCGGGCGATCGCCGACACGTTCAATCTCACCCCGGTACCGGCCTTCATGCGTCTGTGGTGGACGCAGTACGCCATCGCCCGCGACCCCTGCCTCGAAGCCCACCTGCGCGACCTCGAAGCCCGGGCGGCGAAATCCGAGGACCCGAAGGAATCCGCAGCCCTCCTGGCCGAGTACAGCCGACTGCGCCACCGGGCAGCAGGCGCGGAGCCCGGCCGGTGA
- a CDS encoding type II toxin-antitoxin system Phd/YefM family antitoxin, with protein MEPKTYTTIDLRKQMGEILDRTRIAGEPAAITRKGKTPAYLVPAEWFEQYMAERPSSADAEQSAA; from the coding sequence ATGGAGCCGAAGACGTACACGACGATCGACCTCCGCAAGCAGATGGGCGAGATCCTCGACCGCACCCGGATCGCCGGCGAGCCGGCCGCGATCACCCGCAAGGGCAAGACCCCTGCCTACCTGGTCCCCGCCGAATGGTTCGAGCAGTACATGGCAGAGCGTCCCTCAAGCGCCGACGCCGAGCAGAGCGCCGCCTGA